From the genome of Neodiprion pinetum isolate iyNeoPine1 chromosome 3, iyNeoPine1.2, whole genome shotgun sequence, one region includes:
- the LOC124215364 gene encoding lysosomal acid glucosylceramidase-like yields the protein MKTNDYYLCQDGFLLEEYYQVYADYIIKFMDEYKEHGLEMWAISTGNEPVNGILPESIYNCMAWTPQGIANWVAENLGPTISRSNHSETLIFTLDDQRSRLSWFVEEMFENELAKNYTAGIAVHWYFDQMSSTNLLDETHSNYSDKFLLLTEAAIWNATADTYVSLGCWDRAEQYILDIIENLEHWVTGWVDWNLALDIDSGPAWDNNTLDASIVVNADEDEFYKQPMFYAIAHFSKFIPRESVRVELSMSQDETSVKSVAFKTPENETVLVIYNMSTEEQQVTVYDPERGNFTLQLPFKSIQTILYK from the exons ATGAAAACTAATGACTATTATCTGTGCCAAGACG GATTCCTGTTAGAAGAGTACTACCAGGTGTACGCTGACTATATCATCAAATTCATGGACGAGTACAAAGAACATGGACTGGAAATGTGGGCAATCTCGACAGGCAATGAGCCGGTAAATGGGATCCTACCGGAAAGTATCTACAACTGTATGGCGTGGACACCACAGGGTATCGCAAATTGGGTTGCCGAAAATCTCGGTCCGACAATCAGCAGATCAAATCACAGTGAAACTCTTATCTTCACCCTTGACGACCAGAGATCTCGTTTATCGTGGTTCGTTGAGGAAATGTTTGAAAACGAGTTagcaaaaaattatacagcCGGAATCGCCGTTCATTGGTATTTCGATCAAATGAGTTCCACGAATTTACTCGACGAGACCCATTCCAATTATTCCGATAAATTTCTTCTACTGACCGAGGCTGCGATAT GGAATGCAACAGCTGACACATATGTCTCTCTGGGATGTTGGGATCGGGCTGAACAGTACATACTGGATATAATTGAA AATCTGGAACACTGGGTGACTGGTTGGGTGGACTGGAATCTCGCTTTGGACATAGATAGCGGTCCTGCTTGGGACAACAATACTCTGGATGCTTCAATTGTCGTGAACGCGGATGAGGACGAATTTTACAAACAGCCAATGTTCTACGCCATAGCCCATTTCAGCAAATTCATCCCACGGGAATCTGTACGAGTGGAACTTTCAATGAGTCAAGACGAGACTTCGGTCAAGTCCGTCGCTTTCAAGACACCGGAAAACGAGACCGTTCTTGTGATCTATAATAT gtCAACTGAAGAACAGCAGGTGACTGTTTATGATCCAGAGAGGGGAAACTTCACTCTTCAATTACCATTTAAATCAATTCAGACGATTCTCTACAAGTGA
- the LOC124215684 gene encoding lysosomal acid glucosylceramidase-like produces MEWKLTRRNILLLICCIYAAEATPCISRDYGNGGTVCVCNGTYCDSTPEYEVPDVGSYIRYTSSEDGLPLSMTQGVFDDENTSADIILRLEPDITYQRIHGFGGAMTDSAAINIKSLSEGAQENVLRSYFGEEGSEYNLVRVPIAGTDYSIRIYTYDDYDGDVSLEKFSLADEDLIYKIPLMQKALELNPRLRFFAASWTAPS; encoded by the exons ATGGAGTGGAAATTGACAAGACGAAATATCCTTTTGTTGATCTGTTGCATATATGCAG CGGAAGCTACTCCATGTATATCTCGAGATTACGGAAATGGCGGAACAGTCTGCGTGTGCAACGGAACTTACTGCGACAGCACTCCAGAGTACGAGGTTCCGGATGTCGGTTCATACATTCGGTACACCTCAAGTGAAGATGGTTTACCGCTGAGCATGACGCAAGGTGTCTTCGACGACGAAAACACATCGGCGGATATCATTCTTCGACTCGAACCTGACATCACCTACCAACGAATTCACGGATTTGGGGGTGCCATGACGGATTCGGCGGCCATCAACATAAAATCACTCAGTGAAGGTGCCCAGGAAAATGTACTGAG ATCGTATTTTGGCGAGGAAGGTAGTGAATATAATCTTGTACGTGTACCCATTGCTGGGACTGACTACTCTATCAGGATTTACACCTACGATGACTACGATGGTGATGTGtcactggaaaaattcagtctGGCGGACGAGGATCTGATCTACAAAATTCCGTTGATGCAAAAAGCTCTTGAACTAAATCCGAGACTCAGATTTTTTGCAGCATCATGGACTGCTCCATCCTAG
- the LOC124215363 gene encoding sorbitol dehydrogenase isoform X1: MGKDNLTAVLYKINDLRLEQTDIPEPKDDEVLLEMSCVGICGSDVHYLVNGRIGDFVVNSPMIIGHEAAGIVSKLGKNVKNLKVGDRVAIEPGVPCRVCEFCRSGRYNLCPEVIFCATPPVHGNLRRFYTHAADYCFKLPDHVSLEEGALLEPLSVGVHACQRAGITLGSKVLILGAGPIGLVTLLVAKSLGATKTVITDLVQTRLDVAKDFGADATLLVQRSDDEAALVKKVHDLFGCEPDKTVDASGAESSTRLALLATKSGGVAVLVGMGPPEVKLPLVQALAREIDIKGVFRYVNCYPTALDLVASGKVNVKPLITHNYDIEQTHEAFETAKTGRGGAIKVMIHCKRS, from the exons ATGGGCAAGGATAATCTCACCGCGGTGCTTTACAAAATAAACGACCTCCGACTG GAACAAACTGACATTCCAGAGCCGAAAGATGATG AGGTACTGCTGGAGATGTCTTGCGTTGGGATTTGTGGCTCCGATGTTCATTACCTAGTGAACGGTAGAATAGGCGACTTCGTAGTTAATTCGCCGATGATCATCGGCCATGAAGCAGCTGGAATTGTCAGCAAGCTTGGGAAGAATGTGAAAAACCTCAAG GTTGGCGACCGTGTCGCCATCGAGCCGGGCGTACCTTGCCGTGTGTGCGAGTTCTGCAGAAGCGGACGATACAACCTTTGCCCCGAAGTTATATTCTGCGCAACGCCACCCGTTCACGGAAATCTTAGACGATTCTACACCCACGCCGCCGACTATTGTTTCAA GTTGCCGGATCATGTTTCCCTCGAAGAAGGCGCACTTCTGGAGCCTCTGTCCGTTGGTGTCCATGCTTGTCAGCGGGCCGGAATCACCCTGGGATCCAAAGTGCTGATTCTAGGTGCCGGACCCATCGGCTTGGTCACTCTCCTGGTCGCGAAATCCCTCGGAGCTACAAAAACCGTGATTACAG aCCTCGTACAGACCCGACTTGACGTGGCTAAGGATTTCGGCGCCGATGCGACGCTTTTGGTCCAAAGATCCGATGACGAAGCAGCCCTGGTCAAGAAAGTTCACGATCTGTTTGGCTGCGAACCAGACAAGACGGTGGATGCCTCAGGTGCCGAATCCTCGACTCGCTTGGCGTTGCTG GCTACTAAGTCGGGTGGCGTAGCTGTGCTCGTCGGAATGGGCCCACCTGAAGTAAAACTTCCTCTCGTCCAAGCGTTGGCCCGAGAAATCGACATCAAAGGAGTCTTCCGTTACGTTAATTG TTATCCAACCGCATTGGATCTCGTTGCAAGTGGAAAAGTTAACGTGAAACCGTTGATAACGCACAACTACGACATCGAGCAAACGCACGAAGCATTCGAGACAGCAAAAACGGGCCGTGGCGGTGCTATAAAAGTGATGATTCACTGCAAACGTTCTTGa
- the LOC124215363 gene encoding sorbitol dehydrogenase isoform X2 translates to MSCVGICGSDVHYLVNGRIGDFVVNSPMIIGHEAAGIVSKLGKNVKNLKVGDRVAIEPGVPCRVCEFCRSGRYNLCPEVIFCATPPVHGNLRRFYTHAADYCFKLPDHVSLEEGALLEPLSVGVHACQRAGITLGSKVLILGAGPIGLVTLLVAKSLGATKTVITDLVQTRLDVAKDFGADATLLVQRSDDEAALVKKVHDLFGCEPDKTVDASGAESSTRLALLATKSGGVAVLVGMGPPEVKLPLVQALAREIDIKGVFRYVNCYPTALDLVASGKVNVKPLITHNYDIEQTHEAFETAKTGRGGAIKVMIHCKRS, encoded by the exons ATGTCTTGCGTTGGGATTTGTGGCTCCGATGTTCATTACCTAGTGAACGGTAGAATAGGCGACTTCGTAGTTAATTCGCCGATGATCATCGGCCATGAAGCAGCTGGAATTGTCAGCAAGCTTGGGAAGAATGTGAAAAACCTCAAG GTTGGCGACCGTGTCGCCATCGAGCCGGGCGTACCTTGCCGTGTGTGCGAGTTCTGCAGAAGCGGACGATACAACCTTTGCCCCGAAGTTATATTCTGCGCAACGCCACCCGTTCACGGAAATCTTAGACGATTCTACACCCACGCCGCCGACTATTGTTTCAA GTTGCCGGATCATGTTTCCCTCGAAGAAGGCGCACTTCTGGAGCCTCTGTCCGTTGGTGTCCATGCTTGTCAGCGGGCCGGAATCACCCTGGGATCCAAAGTGCTGATTCTAGGTGCCGGACCCATCGGCTTGGTCACTCTCCTGGTCGCGAAATCCCTCGGAGCTACAAAAACCGTGATTACAG aCCTCGTACAGACCCGACTTGACGTGGCTAAGGATTTCGGCGCCGATGCGACGCTTTTGGTCCAAAGATCCGATGACGAAGCAGCCCTGGTCAAGAAAGTTCACGATCTGTTTGGCTGCGAACCAGACAAGACGGTGGATGCCTCAGGTGCCGAATCCTCGACTCGCTTGGCGTTGCTG GCTACTAAGTCGGGTGGCGTAGCTGTGCTCGTCGGAATGGGCCCACCTGAAGTAAAACTTCCTCTCGTCCAAGCGTTGGCCCGAGAAATCGACATCAAAGGAGTCTTCCGTTACGTTAATTG TTATCCAACCGCATTGGATCTCGTTGCAAGTGGAAAAGTTAACGTGAAACCGTTGATAACGCACAACTACGACATCGAGCAAACGCACGAAGCATTCGAGACAGCAAAAACGGGCCGTGGCGGTGCTATAAAAGTGATGATTCACTGCAAACGTTCTTGa
- the LOC124215685 gene encoding histone-lysine N-methyltransferase SETMAR-like → MKSFKEGRTNTEDAPRSGRPRSPSGQERQERIQELLRCSSRVSINDISAQLNIPFASVGRLLRDDLCLVSKLGEYVPHSLSPSQKEKRVNIAHMNLSWLSHRKDDLRRFICLDESWVEFFTPLQRHQARSWVGPGTSAEPIPRAELHERKVSLIVGMDVHGVAFWKTYEENITMTAERCKSFLEEYIPKWAIHRNIRAPVLLHDNARPHKAYVVQELIEDRSWIELPHPPYSPDMNPCDFNCFGHLKRRLSGHRYSNKPELDSAINTAITSLNEDGTFNGVNDLPSVWQRVIDSGGDY, encoded by the coding sequence ATGAAATCGTTCAAGGAGGGACGGACAAATACCGAGGATGCACCGAGGTCGGGTCGACCGAGATCGCCTTCCGGACAAGAAAGGCAAGAACGAATCCAGGAACTGTTGCGATGCTCCAGTAGAGTGAGCATTAATGACATCTCCGCACAACTGAACATACCCTTCGCATCGGTAGGAAGACTATTAAGAGACGATTTATGTCTGGTGTCCAAGCTCGGCGAATATGTTCCTCATTCGTTGTCGCCTTCCCAGAAGGAGAAGCGAGTTAATATTGCACATATGAACTTGTCGTGGCTTAGTCATCGCAAAGATGACTTAAGAAGATTCATTTGCCTGGACGAAAGTTGGGTCGAATTTTTCACCCCCCTTCAAAGACATCAAGCGCGCTCCTGGGTTGGACCAGGCACATCAGCCGAGCCCATACCACGCGCAGAGTTGCACGAGAGGAAGGTCTCGCTGATAGTGGGCATGGATGTTCACGGCGTGGCGTTTTGGAAAACTTATGAGGAAAATATCACGATGACAGCCGAGCGCTGTAAATCGTTTTTAGAGGAATATATCCCAAAATGGGCGATACATCGCAACATCAGAGCACCAGTTCTACTGCATGACAACGCTAGACCCCACAAAGCCTACGTAGTTCAGGAGTTAATCGAAGACAGGAGTTGGATTGAGTTGCCGCATCCACCATATTCACCTGATATGAATCCGTGCGATTTCAACTGCTTTGGCCATTTGAAGCGTCGGTTGTCTGGCCATCGATATAGCAACAAACCAGAATTGGATTCCGCCATTAACACCGCAATTACTAGCCTTAATGAAGATGGAACATTTAATGGGGTCAATGACCTCCCGTCAGTCTGGCAGCGTGTCATTGATAGCGGAGGGGACTACTAA